The window tcagctTCGAGGTTTCAAGTTTTGAAAGTGGCTCGCGATAAATATATGCATACATTTTGCACGTAATTTGCAGTAAATACGCGTCAAGGATACCGTTTTCCGCATCATATCGCGTTATAGTGCTGTACGTTTAGTTATATCAGCGACGCAACGATTCCCGCGTCCAGTGATCATTTTCATCAGAATCACCGACCGAGTTACCAACACGAACTACTGTTACGCAATTCCTCGAGCGCTGAAATGCGGAAATCTTTCGCGCCGCTACTCGCTGTCCTATCGTTCACGCTCCGACTGTAATCTTTATGATTTACACAGCTACCTGTTTTTCTTCATTGTTTGCAATCTCTGCTCCATAGATCGTGCGGCGATTGTCCACACAACGAAACGGCATGTTTGTCCGATCACTGCGTCTCGGCGGATGGACAAAGACGCGGGATCCTCACGGCGAATCGTCAGCTGCCTGGCCCCATCATTCAGGTATTTCTCGAAAGTTTCTTACGAATATCGAAACGAAGTTGAAAGGGAAAGGAAGAGGGAAGAGTTGCGACGAATCGATTCGTGGGAGATCACTCGAAACGTTTATGCCGCGAAATCTTGGTCAATGGAACTAATTGTTcagaaaatagaataaattcggtttgtttctctctctcttttttttctttttttgatgaAAGAGGATCGTTTCGAACTGTTTGGTAAATATCGGTATTAAATGGGAAGaccttcgaataaaaatttagccatctttttcaatttctatcCTTGCGtctcgattttttaaattaaaagctaCAGTCCTTAAATATTCCAGGAATATTCCGATAATCGAGGTTTTGCCGCGGTTTGTAAGGAGAAAGTCGGTACCGAGTGACCGTGAAGTTAGAGGATGCCGAAGCCATAAAAAATCATAAGAAACAGAGAAGCTCGGGGTTATAGAAGTCGAAGTAGAGGACTTGGCGATCGTAAAAGTTGGAATAAAGAACTTGAAGGTTATAGAGATTGAAATAGTGGATTTCCGGCGTCATATGAGCAGAAATAGGGGACCCCGGGGGTTATAGAAATCGAAGCGAGCGACCAAAGGGGTTgtatgaattaaaataaagagCTTGGCTGCGATAGAAATTGAAATAGAGGGTCCCGTCCGATAGAATTCCAAGCGGAGAATTTCAAGGTTATAGGTGACGAATACGGACATGGTGAAATACACCGCAGTTGCAAAAATCGAAGTGGAAAATTCAGAATTCGATGACGGAATTCGAGAACCGAAGAAttcgagaaaaagaagaagaagaagaccgaagaattggaaactacaCCGAAGGATTCCTTTGTCGGAGAAACAGACATTAGAGTTGCCTATGCAGAATCACTTTGACTTTCTCTCCTCTGACAACCGTTTCGAATCAATTTATGTTGGTTTCTCAAATACATTTGCCATTTTTACTCGTACGTCGTATCACGTGCTTACGGATAATTGCTATCTTCTCTGCTATCGTATCTGTTGGCGCAACTTGTATCCCAAAAGACCGAGGTTTCGCGCGAATGCTCGGACAAGCATTCGTACTTTGTTTTTGTCGTATCGTACGTTATTTAGATAGCGGTCTTGTAAAAAAACTCTTGGAAACTAGCTACAGATAAGAAACAAGATTTATCTCTAGCCAATTAACGCATACCGAATGTTTCTTTGGTTGTCAGGTTTGCGAGAACGATATCTTGGTAGTGGACGTGATTAATCGGATTCCGGGTAAAACTGCGGCGATGCACTGGCGAGGCCAAACGCAGATCGAGACGCCGCATATGGACGGCGCGCCTCTGGTCACTCAGTGCCCGATACCGAGCTACACCACCTTCCAATATAAATTCCGCGCTTCTTCAGCTGGAACTCATCTATGGCATGCTCACGCTGGTGGGTAATTAATACTTTCGTGCGCCAGTTACAAACGATCGTAACACCGTGATAGCGAAATTACCATATTTCCGATTACTCGGATCGTCTTTTTATTAGCAACGAGGCCTGCTCGTGAAACTACAGTGAGCGATACTTTGCAGAAATTGATACTTCCATACGAGTGTAACGGATCTACGAATTGTTTCTTCTTATTTGTATTAACCACGTCACAGTGAATTAGAAGGAACCCGTCTAATTTGTAGGTGCCGACGTTACTAATGGCATATTTGGCGCGTTGATCGTGAAGCAAGCCGATATCAAAGATCCTCATCGCGCTCTTTACGATATCGACGATTCGGATCATGTGGTTCTCGTGAGCCAGTGGCAACATTCCACCGAAATCACGTTCACCGACGGCCACGCGAAACCAGCGATCCTTTTGGTGAATGGCAGGGGACGGCAGCCAAATGGGCCCAACGTCCCTTTGACCAGGTTCACAGTTATCCCGGGACGACGTCACAGATTCCGCGTTGCGAACGCTGGTGGTGCTGGATCCTGTCCAATAACGATCTCCGTCGATGCTCATCCCCTTCTTCTGATCGCTCTCGATGGCCAGCCAGTGGAACCACGACAAATTGCATCGATTACTTTGGCGAAAGGTGAGTGTTGTCGTATGCACCGTGTGCCACGATTCtctgtatataaaatacagGCTGTTCCAGTATCGGTGGAATAAAACGAGAGGGGTGATTGTATTAGGTGGTccaaaatgtttctttcgttttataaggaaataatggatgcacatttGGTTCTATCAGaataaagatcacaatgttcgacagattaggtttcatgtttggataaagatgcgtcgttgtaaaagacgggcAACCTAATACAcgagaaaataagtcgaaaatgtggaataaatcTCTCTTATTCGAGTtagttgaatttttcaattaattcttcGTGCACGATTTCCAACGTATTCTTCGTTTTTAGCTCTTCGAACGCCAAAACGTTCTTCGCTTTCTTAATCGTCCAAGACCTCGGAGTAAACTTTTGATTTAATATGTACGTTTCTACGTGAATGGGTAAAGTGAATAATAGTTTGTATCGAGACCCGTTTAACCACGGCATAGTCAAgccgattttctcgaaaacgaaacctcggacgaatatttgaaatatcattcgattgtaatttatattattccaTATATTCCACTCGTTTTCTCATGTACGATCGCCTCCTCCAGGTTGTACCATCAATACTGGGACACCTTGTATAATATAGATCCTAACAGACTAATTTCCAAAGTAAATGGAAATTAAAGATCGAAACGTTGCTTATCgatatgaaaattcatatatttaccGAAAGTCGCATAAAAAGGCGAAACACGAATAAAAGTGTGCCTTATCTTCTAGCTATTGCGTGTACTTTATTTTTgtgtatttattttacatatttctgcACTGCTGCTCACCCTTgcgcataaatgcataaattcataaatgttTGCATTTATAATTGTTGCAACGAATATGCAGCAATTAAAATCGCTACAAATGTATAAGATTAAAGTTATAACTTTAGTTCTTCggatttctttctttcgaagaGCCGAGGCGAGCGATTCTCAGACTATGGGAACTTCACTTTTCTGTCTTCCCAAAAGATATTGATCGAAGATTTTATCAGTAAGCGATAGATCAGCTACTGCTTCGTTCTCGTAACTATACACACGCAGACCATGGTACATacagaaaaattgcaaaatgtatCGCAGGCGAGAGAGCAGATTTTGTCCTGAAGGCGAACAAGCGAGTTGCTTCCTACTGGATGAACGTGCACACGTCGAAAGAATGTGCGGTCAGTCCCATAAACGGTGCCGCGATCTTAGAATACAAGGGAAGTTCAACGAAGGATCCGTTGCCCGTGGCGGAAGCTACTGAACAGTCGGAAGCCGAGGAAGTTGGAGTGGCGATGACGACGAACCCCGCGGCAAAGTGTGAAAATCCAGAGAGCCTGTGCGTGACGGAATTGCACGCATTGCGGAAGATACCAGCTG is drawn from Bombus terrestris chromosome 12, iyBomTerr1.2, whole genome shotgun sequence and contains these coding sequences:
- the LOC100642533 gene encoding laccase-4 isoform X1 translates to MRASTSADLPMMLATYGLRFLVVVFTIAAAATFLHVNNYRPKQIFLSCDRPCHHLDWPMICRLKLTLEVFQSLSKSCGDCPHNETACLSDHCVSADGQRRGILTANRQLPGPIIQVCENDILVVDVINRIPGKTAAMHWRGQTQIETPHMDGAPLVTQCPIPSYTTFQYKFRASSAGTHLWHAHAGADVTNGIFGALIVKQADIKDPHRALYDIDDSDHVVLVSQWQHSTEITFTDGHAKPAILLVNGRGRQPNGPNVPLTRFTVIPGRRHRFRVANAGGAGSCPITISVDAHPLLLIALDGQPVEPRQIASITLAKGERADFVLKANKRVASYWMNVHTSKECAVSPINGAAILEYKGSSTKDPLPVAEATEQSEAEEVGVAMTTNPAAKCENPESLCVTELHALRKIPAALGQPKTDVTIRLPINYKLQTSDIVGNSGVEMRVLNVNNATFTYPSSPLLTQGADVSEETMCSSTPDEDDARVENNETASLSSRRCRRSDATASDVCECVHVRYIPLGATVEIILLDQGGLDDLVYHLHGYTFYVVGARKFGRSVSLHELKSLDDRGQLLSRNLDCTVAKDTVVVPKFGAVALRFKADNPGYWMLRDEHAAEWTRGLDVILQVGQTSDMVPAPEDFPKCGSFVGPDYFLI
- the LOC100642533 gene encoding laccase-4 isoform X2, producing the protein MFFRLAVFVGLSSVVATIIYLTPIPEQIFLSCDRPCHHLDWPMICRLKLTLEVFQSLSKSCGDCPHNETACLSDHCVSADGQRRGILTANRQLPGPIIQVCENDILVVDVINRIPGKTAAMHWRGQTQIETPHMDGAPLVTQCPIPSYTTFQYKFRASSAGTHLWHAHAGADVTNGIFGALIVKQADIKDPHRALYDIDDSDHVVLVSQWQHSTEITFTDGHAKPAILLVNGRGRQPNGPNVPLTRFTVIPGRRHRFRVANAGGAGSCPITISVDAHPLLLIALDGQPVEPRQIASITLAKGERADFVLKANKRVASYWMNVHTSKECAVSPINGAAILEYKGSSTKDPLPVAEATEQSEAEEVGVAMTTNPAAKCENPESLCVTELHALRKIPAALGQPKTDVTIRLPINYKLQTSDIVGNSGVEMRVLNVNNATFTYPSSPLLTQGADVSEETMCSSTPDEDDARVENNETASLSSRRCRRSDATASDVCECVHVRYIPLGATVEIILLDQGGLDDLVYHLHGYTFYVVGARKFGRSVSLHELKSLDDRGQLLSRNLDCTVAKDTVVVPKFGAVALRFKADNPGYWMLRDEHAAEWTRGLDVILQVGQTSDMVPAPEDFPKCGSFVGPDYFLI